TATATTCTGACCGTCTATGGGGTAGGCTACAAGTTTGCCGAGTCGCCGGCGTAGGGAGCCAGAGCAACCTGGCGCTCCTCCCGCCCCCTGTACCGGACGGAAGAGAGCAGAGCGCCCGGTTCATACACCTGAACTACCGTCGGGCGAGGCGCGGGAAGGCGCAGCCCTCCATGCCTCGCCCTGAAAGACCGCGCAACGAACCGTAGTCCTGGACTAGTTTCTGTTGAACGGGTCGCGGGTGCATCGTCCCCGGGTCGCATTAGAAAGCCATATACGGCCATCGAAAATCCAAAATCCACAATCCGAATTATGCGTCCACGCATTTTTAGTTTGATGTTGACCGCCTTTACCCTGGTGATCGTGCTCGGGGTGGGGGGCATGCTCCTGCTCTTCTGGCTGACAGGACAGAACGATCAGCGCGCCCGGACCGAGTGGGGCGTGCGGTCCGAAGTGCTCACTCGCGCCGAGGCGCGCCGGCTGGCCCGCCTGTACGAACGCAACGGCGCCTGGACCGGGGTTGACATTCGGTTGCGCGCTCTTGAGCGGGAGTTGCGGCCGGCCAATCTGGAGAGCGTGGCTCTGCTCGACGCCCAGGGCCGCGTGGTTACCTTGCGCCCATCAGCCTGGGGTGAACCGCCACCCGTCCAACCGTCGCTCACAGGCATCGTTTTGCCCGGCGACATCCCCCTGCCCATCAGTCGCAACGACGGTCTGACAGTGCGTTCAGTGCCGATCATGCTCCGTGGCGACCAGGTCGGCGCGCTGGTGCTGGTGTACCGGGGCGCGCCGGGCGACCAGCAGGGCGCCGGGACGCTGGCCCGCAGCATTCTGGGCGCCGGCGTGGGCCTGGCGGCCATCCTGATCGCGCTGGCAGCCTTCTTTTCAAGCCGCATCAGCACGCCCCTGCGCCAGCTCGACGCGGCGGCTCGCTCGATGGCCGCTGGCAATCTCCGGGTGCGCGTACAGCCCGGCCTGGTGCGCGAGGTGGCCGACCTGGCCCGCAGTTTCAACCAGATGGCCGACGCCCTGGAGGACTCCGACCGCCAGCGCCGCCAGCTTACCGCCGATGTGGCCCACGAGTTGCGGACTCCCCTCTCGATCATCAAGGGCCGGCTGGAGGGCATCCAGGACGGGGTGTATCGCGCCGAGACCGAGCAGATTGACGGCCTGCTCGACAAGGTGGCGCTGCTGGAGCGCCTGATCGAAGACCTGCGCCTGCTGGCCCTGGCCGATGCCGGGCAACTGGCCCTGCACACCGAGCCGGTCAACCCCGCGCGGCTGCTGGAAGACGCCCGCGCCTCCTTCGCCCAGCAGGCCGGGGAACGGAATAT
This region of Chloroflexaceae bacterium genomic DNA includes:
- a CDS encoding ATP-binding protein; protein product: MRPRIFSLMLTAFTLVIVLGVGGMLLLFWLTGQNDQRARTEWGVRSEVLTRAEARRLARLYERNGAWTGVDIRLRALERELRPANLESVALLDAQGRVVTLRPSAWGEPPPVQPSLTGIVLPGDIPLPISRNDGLTVRSVPIMLRGDQVGALVLVYRGAPGDQQGAGTLARSILGAGVGLAAILIALAAFFSSRISTPLRQLDAAARSMAAGNLRVRVQPGLVREVADLARSFNQMADALEDSDRQRRQLTADVAHELRTPLSIIKGRLEGIQDGVYRAETEQIDGLLDKVALLERLIEDLRLLALADAGQLALHTEPVNPARLLEDARASFAQQAGERNIELRVEAETAPELTADPQRISQVLGNLVNNALRHTPPGGVVTLAVRSGPSEALFEVRDTGNGIAPEDLPRIFDRFYRADPSRSRASGGAGLGLAIARRIVEAHGGRIWAESAPGQGATVRFTLPW